In Aristaeella hokkaidonensis, the following are encoded in one genomic region:
- a CDS encoding ABC transporter ATP-binding protein, producing MIKTLWRLSREAIRYRTLYIVAILSTLALTAVNLTAPKLLSAMTGLVEKGLTEEGLHTIGLMTAALVALYLLRILFRFLSNYLAHKAAWYLVGDLRTRTYDKLEHMHLGYFHDKQTGDLMSRIVNDTRDFELLYAHMIPESITNLVTFTGVLIVLLTINWKLALITCAPIPLIFLSGIIFSKKVRPFFRISQKKMGELNGKLQDNLSGIHEIQSFGREEYETEQVNEHNFEHIRAMLQALKLSGIFHPSVEFLSSIGTILVVGFGGYLAYKEGLSVADIVAFLLYLGLFYGPVTGLANLLENMQQSMAGAERVLAVLDAPTEIQDLPDAGPLKDVKGEITFDHVSFSYGENIPVLKDVSFVCRPGQMLALVGPTGVGKTTLTQLISRFYEPTAGRILLDGQNIRHVTLDSLRQNISPVLQDTFLFNGTIAENIGYAVPDASMEEIEAAAKAAKIHDDIMAMPDGYKTLVGERGLRLSGGQKQRVAIARAILRKSPVIILDEATASVDVETEQQIQQAIAGVAGTRTIIAIAHRLSTIRNADQILVIEEGRITERGTHDELVKLGGSYSRMNNIQAN from the coding sequence ATGATCAAGACCTTGTGGCGGCTCAGTCGTGAAGCCATCCGATACAGGACGCTGTATATTGTCGCGATTCTGTCCACCCTGGCCCTGACAGCAGTCAACCTGACCGCGCCGAAGCTGCTTTCCGCTATGACAGGACTGGTGGAAAAAGGCCTGACCGAAGAAGGACTGCATACCATCGGCCTGATGACCGCGGCGCTGGTGGCCCTGTACCTGCTGCGGATCCTCTTCCGCTTTCTCAGCAACTACCTGGCCCATAAAGCTGCCTGGTACCTGGTAGGCGACCTGCGCACCCGGACCTATGACAAGCTGGAGCATATGCACCTGGGCTATTTCCACGACAAGCAGACCGGCGACCTGATGAGCCGGATCGTCAATGACACCCGGGACTTTGAGCTGCTCTACGCCCACATGATCCCGGAATCCATCACCAACCTGGTCACTTTCACCGGCGTACTCATCGTACTGCTGACCATCAACTGGAAGCTGGCGCTGATCACCTGCGCGCCGATCCCCCTCATCTTCCTCTCCGGCATCATCTTCTCCAAAAAAGTCCGCCCCTTCTTCCGGATTTCCCAGAAGAAAATGGGCGAACTCAACGGCAAACTCCAGGACAACCTCTCCGGCATTCACGAGATCCAGTCCTTCGGCCGGGAGGAATATGAAACAGAACAGGTAAACGAGCATAACTTTGAACACATCCGGGCCATGCTGCAGGCCCTGAAGCTCAGCGGCATCTTCCATCCTTCCGTGGAGTTCCTTTCCTCCATCGGCACGATCCTGGTAGTGGGCTTCGGCGGCTACCTGGCCTATAAAGAAGGCCTGAGCGTGGCGGACATCGTGGCCTTCCTGCTGTATCTGGGCCTGTTCTACGGCCCGGTCACCGGCCTGGCCAACCTGCTGGAGAATATGCAGCAATCCATGGCCGGAGCGGAGCGCGTGCTGGCCGTGCTGGATGCGCCTACGGAGATTCAGGACCTGCCGGACGCCGGACCCCTGAAGGACGTGAAGGGCGAAATCACCTTTGACCACGTCAGCTTCTCCTACGGGGAAAACATCCCCGTGCTGAAGGACGTTTCCTTTGTGTGCAGGCCGGGCCAGATGCTGGCGCTGGTGGGTCCCACCGGCGTGGGCAAAACCACACTCACCCAGCTGATCTCCCGCTTCTATGAGCCCACGGCCGGCCGGATCCTGCTGGACGGGCAGAATATCCGGCACGTGACCCTGGACAGTCTCCGGCAGAACATCTCCCCGGTGCTGCAGGACACCTTCCTCTTCAACGGCACCATCGCGGAAAACATCGGCTATGCCGTGCCAGACGCCTCCATGGAGGAGATTGAGGCCGCGGCAAAGGCTGCGAAGATCCATGATGATATCATGGCCATGCCCGACGGCTACAAGACCCTGGTCGGCGAGCGGGGCCTGCGCCTCTCCGGCGGCCAGAAGCAGCGGGTTGCCATTGCCCGGGCCATCCTGCGGAAGTCCCCGGTCATTATCCTGGATGAAGCCACTGCCTCCGTGGATGTGGAGACGGAGCAGCAGATCCAGCAGGCCATCGCCGGCGTGGCCGGAACCCGCACCATCATCGCCATTGCCCACCGGCTGTCCACCATCCGCAACGCCGACCAGATCCTCGTGATTGAGGAAGGCCGGATTACGGAGCGCGGCACCCACGATGAGCTGGTGAAGCTGGGCGGAAGCTACAGCCGGATGAATAACATTCAGGCAAACTGA
- a CDS encoding transposase, with the protein MARQARRKSSTGLYHVMMRGADRRILFADDQDNLGFLLSLKRAKKASGFKLYAYCLMGNHVHLLIKEEEEPLEIVIKRLGVSYVYHYNEKYDLLGHLFQDRYRSEPVETTAYFLDVLRYICQNPVKAGLSRNPMEYRWLGCAGVKDEFALTDDISYYTDLSGNELLTFVNGNCEEDHLEESYRRRMTDRDAISKLCKVCECEHVQEIEGWPKQRRDEAIKKALKAGLSIRQISRLTGISKAVIEWVRRG; encoded by the coding sequence ATGGCCAGACAAGCGAGAAGAAAATCATCGACCGGCCTGTATCATGTGATGATGCGGGGCGCTGACAGACGTATCCTGTTTGCTGACGACCAGGACAATCTTGGCTTTTTGCTGAGTCTGAAACGCGCCAAGAAAGCAAGCGGTTTCAAATTATATGCCTATTGCCTGATGGGAAACCATGTTCATTTGTTGATAAAAGAGGAAGAAGAGCCACTTGAGATTGTAATTAAGCGCCTTGGAGTGTCTTATGTATATCACTATAATGAAAAATATGATTTACTGGGACATCTGTTTCAGGATCGGTACAGGAGTGAACCGGTAGAAACGACAGCATATTTTCTGGATGTGCTGCGATATATCTGCCAGAACCCTGTGAAGGCGGGGCTGAGCCGCAATCCGATGGAATACCGCTGGCTTGGATGTGCAGGAGTAAAAGATGAGTTTGCTCTGACGGATGATATAAGCTATTATACTGATCTGAGCGGTAATGAACTTCTTACATTTGTAAACGGAAATTGTGAAGAGGATCATCTGGAAGAATCGTACAGAAGAAGAATGACGGATCGGGATGCGATCAGTAAATTGTGCAAAGTCTGTGAATGTGAGCACGTACAGGAAATTGAAGGCTGGCCGAAACAGAGACGTGATGAAGCAATAAAAAAAGCGTTGAAGGCTGGTTTGTCTATCCGTCAGATTTCTCGGTTGACTGGGATCAGCAAGGCTGTTATTGAATGGGTCAGGCGTGGATGA
- a CDS encoding DUF3021 domain-containing protein, giving the protein MKKWKIIFSQTLMISTGILFGVGVQGLINHLNTGAEMLRWQWYIPLSIILTGFLCSLATLFLLEDEGKSVSRSRLRIVLHFLFLFLVVAGCGYLFGWYETAGELAVIGGMYVLIYGFVWLGSLWMNKADEKKINEAINEIRDEE; this is encoded by the coding sequence ATGAAGAAGTGGAAAATTATTTTCAGCCAGACGCTGATGATCTCCACCGGCATCCTGTTCGGCGTGGGCGTACAGGGCCTGATTAACCATCTGAATACCGGCGCTGAAATGCTCCGGTGGCAGTGGTATATTCCCCTGTCCATTATCCTGACCGGCTTCCTGTGTTCCCTGGCGACGTTGTTTCTCCTGGAGGACGAGGGGAAAAGCGTCTCCCGGTCCAGGCTCCGGATTGTGCTCCATTTCCTTTTCCTGTTCCTGGTGGTGGCCGGCTGCGGTTATCTCTTCGGCTGGTATGAAACCGCCGGGGAACTGGCCGTGATCGGCGGCATGTATGTGCTGATTTACGGTTTCGTCTGGCTCGGTTCCCTGTGGATGAACAAGGCGGATGAAAAGAAAATCAATGAGGCGATAAACGAGATCCGGGACGAGGAATAA
- a CDS encoding MATE family efflux transporter, which yields MNMTEGKPLALLSVFALPLLIGNLFQQAYNLADSMIVGQLLGADALAAVGATGSISFLFFSIFNGISGGCGIVTAKFFGAREDKMVCKAIANSAYITLLTSLLTGTLAFIMVPTVLTWMGTPAEILPDAITYMRMTSASVPLIAIYNYASSMQRALGDSRTPLYFLVFSCLLNVGLDLLFVGAFGMGVFGAAFATMLSQLLAGSGSLLYAFRRNPYFRMNKSSLAFDKSISKQAIHLGLPLALQWSLIAISTTALQSVVNTFGPTAMAAYTATNRLEQLVQQPFGSMSMALSTYTSQNMGAGKNKRIREGFRDSLLAMLAVAGLMLVVMQLWGGSLVGMFVKETDVIALGQKALRITSCFYAFLGIIYVARGVLNGVGDAIFSFINGIVEIAGRVGLPLLLLHLTTAGVWSIWITAGVTWMLAGISCVLRYITWRKKLEKKDATIQN from the coding sequence ATGAATATGACAGAAGGCAAGCCCCTGGCGCTGCTTTCTGTTTTTGCGCTGCCGCTGCTCATCGGCAACCTGTTCCAGCAGGCCTATAACCTGGCGGACTCCATGATTGTGGGCCAGCTGCTGGGCGCGGACGCCCTGGCGGCAGTCGGCGCCACCGGTTCCATCTCCTTCCTGTTCTTTTCCATCTTCAACGGCATCAGCGGCGGCTGCGGGATCGTCACGGCCAAGTTCTTCGGTGCCCGGGAAGACAAGATGGTCTGCAAGGCCATCGCCAACTCGGCCTATATCACCCTGCTGACTTCCCTGCTCACCGGTACGCTGGCCTTCATCATGGTGCCCACCGTGCTGACCTGGATGGGCACCCCGGCGGAAATCCTGCCGGACGCCATCACCTACATGCGGATGACCTCCGCTTCCGTGCCGCTCATCGCCATCTACAACTACGCGTCCTCCATGCAGCGGGCCCTGGGAGACTCCCGTACGCCGCTGTATTTCCTGGTTTTCTCCTGCCTGCTCAACGTCGGCCTGGACCTGCTTTTCGTGGGTGCCTTCGGCATGGGTGTATTCGGCGCGGCGTTTGCCACCATGCTGTCCCAGCTGCTGGCCGGTTCCGGATCCCTGCTCTACGCCTTCCGCAGGAATCCCTACTTCCGCATGAACAAGTCTTCCCTGGCTTTTGACAAGTCCATCTCGAAGCAGGCCATCCACCTCGGCCTGCCCCTGGCGCTGCAGTGGAGCCTCATCGCTATCTCCACAACGGCGCTTCAGTCCGTGGTCAATACCTTCGGCCCCACCGCCATGGCCGCCTATACTGCCACCAACCGCCTGGAGCAGCTGGTGCAGCAGCCCTTCGGCTCCATGAGCATGGCGCTGTCCACCTATACCAGCCAGAACATGGGCGCCGGCAAGAACAAACGGATCCGGGAAGGCTTCCGGGACAGCCTGCTGGCCATGCTCGCCGTGGCAGGCCTCATGCTGGTGGTTATGCAATTGTGGGGCGGCTCCCTGGTCGGCATGTTCGTCAAGGAAACGGACGTGATTGCCCTGGGGCAGAAAGCCCTGCGGATTACCAGTTGCTTCTATGCCTTCCTGGGCATCATCTACGTGGCCCGGGGCGTGCTGAACGGCGTGGGCGACGCCATCTTCTCCTTTATCAACGGCATTGTGGAAATCGCAGGCCGCGTCGGCCTGCCCCTGCTACTCCTCCACCTGACAACCGCCGGCGTCTGGTCCATCTGGATCACCGCGGGCGTCACCTGGATGCTGGCGGGAATATCGTGTGTGTTAAGATATATAACGTGGCGGAAAAAACTGGAGAAAAAGGATGCAACAATTCAGAATTAA
- a CDS encoding helix-turn-helix transcriptional regulator, producing MNNQKKYLHFQLIQILKEETDSEHPMRQKDLVQRLGVDRGTVSRALGDLLDDPLSSRVRSVNLEKEPEDGDEDKRSYHSNVYYDHEFSTAELRWLIDGILFSRNVPHAQRDELIGKLIALGGRQFRQTRSMAKVRLLSGDEPTNKELFSNIELINKAIEEQKKISTIYCFMGPDFTLEPSASSSKGPQILNPYAMVVRNGFYFLICSNNKYNSLTHYRIDRMTEVKIRKEPVKPIRELEGFKAGFDIQEYMSHNINMAFGKPERVTFIAKPKAVREIIDAFGRGVTFTRRKDGDLDCVVYVPEYDMERWVLQFGDIVTVTGPETLLEKLRKYSMILAEKYAKEAPAEPQ from the coding sequence ATGAACAACCAGAAAAAGTATCTTCACTTTCAGCTGATCCAGATCCTGAAGGAGGAAACCGACAGCGAACATCCCATGCGCCAGAAGGACCTGGTGCAGCGCCTGGGCGTGGACCGGGGCACGGTCAGCCGCGCCCTGGGAGACCTGCTGGATGACCCGCTGAGCAGCCGGGTCCGCTCCGTCAACCTGGAAAAAGAGCCGGAAGACGGGGACGAGGACAAGCGTTCCTATCATTCCAATGTTTACTATGACCATGAATTCTCCACCGCGGAGCTGCGCTGGCTGATCGACGGTATCCTCTTCAGCCGCAACGTGCCCCATGCCCAGCGGGACGAACTGATCGGAAAGCTGATTGCCCTGGGCGGCCGGCAGTTTCGCCAGACTCGCTCCATGGCAAAAGTCCGCCTCCTTTCCGGCGACGAACCGACGAACAAGGAACTGTTCAGCAATATTGAACTGATCAACAAAGCCATTGAGGAGCAAAAGAAGATCTCCACCATCTACTGCTTTATGGGGCCGGATTTCACCCTGGAGCCCTCCGCCTCCTCCTCCAAAGGTCCCCAGATCCTGAATCCCTACGCCATGGTGGTGCGCAACGGCTTCTATTTCCTCATCTGCAGCAACAACAAATACAACAGCCTGACCCATTACCGCATCGACCGGATGACGGAAGTGAAAATCCGGAAGGAGCCGGTAAAACCCATCCGGGAACTGGAGGGGTTCAAAGCCGGCTTTGATATCCAGGAATACATGAGCCACAACATCAACATGGCCTTCGGCAAGCCGGAACGAGTTACCTTTATTGCCAAACCCAAGGCCGTGAGGGAGATCATCGACGCCTTCGGCCGGGGTGTGACCTTTACCCGCCGAAAGGACGGAGACCTGGACTGCGTGGTGTATGTACCGGAATACGATATGGAGCGCTGGGTGCTCCAGTTTGGGGATATCGTAACGGTCACCGGGCCGGAAACGCTGTTGGAGAAACTCAGGAAGTATTCTATGATTCTCGCAGAAAAGTATGCAAAAGAGGCTCCTGCGGAGCCCCAATGA
- a CDS encoding ABC transporter ATP-binding protein — MDKAITVDHLMKKYKEHTAVDGISFEVGSGEFFSLLGENGAGKTTTINILCTILDKTAGSVKVYDHELGREDDAIRNLIGIVFQNSVLDRELTVKENLFTRGSYYGLNKKQVLQRIEPFMEGFELNEIWNRKYDRLSGGQRRRVDIVRALINQPKILFLDEPTTGLDPKSRRMIWNHIRKLREEQNMTIFLTTHYMEETAEADRVVILDKGHVIASGSPSELKSRHTSPKLVWYAEQNEARSSLLDGCVWTYEADHYNVYYADSVTDFLYRNREQITDYEVLKGTMDDVFLNLTGREMAV; from the coding sequence ATGGACAAGGCAATTACGGTGGATCACCTGATGAAAAAGTATAAAGAGCATACCGCGGTGGACGGGATCTCCTTTGAAGTCGGCAGCGGAGAGTTCTTCTCCCTGCTGGGGGAAAACGGCGCGGGGAAGACGACAACGATCAACATCCTCTGCACGATCCTGGATAAAACCGCCGGCAGCGTGAAGGTCTACGATCACGAGCTGGGCAGGGAGGATGACGCGATCCGGAACCTGATCGGCATCGTGTTCCAGAACTCGGTGCTGGACCGGGAGCTGACCGTGAAGGAAAACCTCTTCACCCGAGGCAGCTATTACGGCCTGAACAAAAAGCAGGTTCTGCAGCGCATCGAGCCCTTCATGGAAGGCTTTGAGCTGAACGAGATCTGGAACCGGAAGTACGACCGGCTCTCCGGCGGACAGCGCCGCCGGGTGGACATCGTCCGGGCCCTGATCAACCAGCCGAAGATCCTCTTCCTGGATGAGCCCACCACCGGCCTGGATCCCAAGTCCCGCCGGATGATCTGGAATCACATCCGGAAGCTGCGGGAAGAGCAGAACATGACCATCTTCCTCACTACCCACTACATGGAGGAAACCGCGGAAGCGGACCGGGTGGTTATCCTGGACAAGGGGCATGTGATTGCCTCCGGCTCTCCCTCGGAGCTGAAGAGCCGCCATACCTCCCCGAAGCTGGTATGGTACGCGGAACAGAACGAAGCCCGCAGCAGCCTGCTGGATGGCTGCGTCTGGACCTACGAGGCGGACCACTACAACGTTTACTACGCGGATTCCGTGACGGACTTCCTCTACAGGAACCGGGAGCAGATCACGGATTATGAAGTGCTCAAGGGCACCATGGATGACGTATTCCTTAACCTGACCGGAAGGGAGATGGCAGTATGA
- a CDS encoding LytTR family DNA-binding domain-containing protein: MKVEVKRIHPDEEENAVIRVAELTDSIRSAVDLLENQCRTVPVQAEGKTMMCRTDQIYYIESVDKRSFVYTKGGCYETKYRLYELEELLDSRFLRSAKAMIVNIRKIRSVKSELNGRMRAELLNGEQIIISRGYVKELKEKLGV, encoded by the coding sequence ATGAAGGTTGAGGTAAAGCGCATTCACCCGGACGAGGAGGAAAACGCCGTCATCCGGGTGGCAGAGCTTACGGACAGTATCCGGAGCGCGGTGGACCTGCTGGAGAACCAGTGCCGGACGGTGCCGGTCCAGGCGGAAGGCAAAACCATGATGTGCCGCACGGACCAGATCTACTATATTGAGTCTGTGGACAAGCGCTCCTTTGTGTATACCAAGGGCGGCTGCTATGAGACGAAGTACCGGCTGTATGAGCTGGAAGAATTGCTGGACAGCCGCTTTCTCCGCAGTGCCAAGGCGATGATCGTCAATATCCGGAAGATCCGCTCCGTCAAAAGCGAGCTGAACGGCCGGATGCGGGCGGAGCTGCTGAACGGGGAACAGATCATTATTTCCCGGGGCTATGTGAAGGAACTGAAGGAGAAGCTGGGGGTGTAA
- a CDS encoding flavodoxin family protein: MKTAIIFYSEHHGNTRKLLDAIAEKNDVTLIDVTKVQKADLSGYDRIGLASGIYYGGYAKQVLAFAQECLPEGKNVFLIYTQGAKKGDFLKTIRQVVEAKKCTLIGSYWCQGFDTFGPFKLVGGIAKDHPTAEEISAAVKFYEELPQQ, encoded by the coding sequence ATGAAAACTGCAATCATTTTCTATTCCGAGCATCATGGAAATACCCGGAAACTGCTGGACGCCATCGCGGAAAAGAACGACGTTACCCTGATTGACGTGACCAAAGTGCAGAAGGCGGATCTGTCCGGCTATGACAGGATCGGCCTGGCCTCCGGCATCTATTACGGCGGCTACGCGAAACAGGTGCTGGCTTTTGCCCAGGAGTGCCTGCCGGAGGGGAAGAACGTCTTCCTCATTTATACCCAGGGCGCCAAGAAGGGTGATTTCCTGAAGACGATCCGCCAGGTGGTGGAGGCGAAAAAGTGCACGCTGATCGGCTCCTACTGGTGCCAGGGCTTTGACACCTTCGGCCCCTTCAAGCTGGTGGGCGGTATCGCCAAGGATCATCCCACCGCGGAGGAAATCAGCGCCGCCGTGAAATTCTATGAAGAACTGCCGCAGCAATAA
- a CDS encoding ABC transporter permease — MKMYLGLTKRNMLVYFKDRQAILFSLLTSVIVFVLYLLFLRNTFVDAINQALAEMPMVRELVMDDDLKMFTDIKLLVGILGSAAITVPFSCLRTVTSDRETRVDQDILATPVSRGQIVLAYFTASALSAIVMTSVILTAGLVILQLRGNLYLGLSGILGAYGVTALGCVSSTALFMNIVLFFRSGSASSAFFGILSAVSGFVIGAYIPVSQFSGGVRTVCNLFPASHITILLRNVLLGGVLGHIDNGIGGLDQGEFVQVLKEVFTFKADMFGSSLNTTAMLSFVLAILTLSLIVMVYTYSKNYKKK; from the coding sequence ATGAAGATGTATCTGGGACTGACAAAGCGCAACATGCTGGTTTATTTCAAGGACAGGCAGGCGATCCTTTTCTCGCTGCTGACTTCCGTTATCGTGTTTGTCCTGTATCTGCTGTTCCTCCGGAATACCTTTGTGGACGCGATCAACCAGGCGCTGGCGGAAATGCCGATGGTCCGGGAACTGGTGATGGACGATGACCTGAAGATGTTCACGGACATCAAGCTCCTGGTGGGCATCCTCGGATCCGCGGCAATCACCGTGCCCTTCAGCTGCCTGCGCACCGTGACCAGCGACCGGGAAACCCGGGTGGACCAGGATATCCTGGCAACACCGGTGAGCCGGGGACAGATCGTGCTGGCTTACTTCACCGCTTCCGCCCTGTCCGCCATCGTGATGACCTCCGTGATCCTCACCGCGGGTCTGGTGATCCTGCAGCTGCGGGGGAACCTGTACCTGGGCCTGAGTGGCATCCTCGGCGCCTACGGCGTGACTGCCCTGGGCTGCGTTTCCTCCACCGCCCTGTTCATGAACATTGTGCTGTTCTTCCGCTCCGGCTCCGCGTCTTCCGCCTTCTTCGGCATTTTGTCCGCTGTGTCCGGTTTTGTGATCGGCGCCTATATCCCGGTTTCCCAGTTCTCCGGCGGGGTCCGGACGGTGTGCAACCTGTTCCCGGCCAGCCATATCACCATCCTGCTCCGGAATGTGCTGCTGGGCGGCGTGCTGGGCCACATTGACAACGGCATCGGCGGCCTGGACCAGGGCGAGTTCGTTCAGGTCCTGAAGGAGGTCTTCACCTTCAAGGCGGATATGTTCGGCAGCAGCCTGAACACAACGGCCATGCTTTCCTTCGTCCTGGCTATCCTCACCCTCAGCCTGATTGTGATGGTATACACTTATTCCAAGAACTATAAGAAAAAGTAA